The following are encoded in a window of Massilia sp. R2A-15 genomic DNA:
- a CDS encoding GAF domain-containing sensor histidine kinase, with translation MEASRLNRLETVQAMLLELGQMSTTCSDITEFIRAVHRSLGRIMYAANFYVALKENDEGGVRFVYFVDEVDDTPDPDQVITLASSDQSPTAWVILNRKNLVMTAEEDLAAHPEREGWGMGSTAEHWMGCALLDQQHQALGAIVIQSYSPEHTFSDEDQALFALLANHVSNALQSLQSMDRLEKAVHERTAMLEQKNVALQEAQSELVRQEKLASLGRLVAGVAHEINTPLGICVTATSHLVQELKLTREELAAGAMTQESLESFLDIVDQSLRIMTTNTQRAAALVRSFKQVAVDQSSDDIRNFNLRTYLHEVLLSLQPKLKGRPVKVEIDCPAEILMESFPGAVSQVVTNMVMNSLVHGFEDERPGAITIRAALDDEMVVFDYADDGAGMDADTLAKLFDPFFTTRRGSGGSGLGAHILFNLVTGSLGGTVKVESAPGQGLAYHLRFPRSRRQERRAA, from the coding sequence ATGGAAGCAAGCCGTCTCAATCGCCTGGAGACCGTCCAGGCGATGCTGCTCGAACTGGGGCAGATGTCGACCACCTGCAGCGATATCACCGAATTCATCCGCGCCGTGCACCGTTCGCTCGGCCGCATCATGTACGCGGCGAACTTCTACGTCGCGCTGAAAGAAAACGACGAAGGCGGCGTGCGCTTCGTCTATTTCGTCGACGAGGTGGACGACACGCCCGATCCGGACCAGGTCATTACGCTCGCCTCGTCCGACCAGTCGCCGACGGCGTGGGTGATCCTGAACCGCAAGAACCTGGTGATGACGGCCGAAGAGGACCTGGCCGCGCATCCCGAGCGCGAGGGCTGGGGCATGGGCAGCACGGCCGAACACTGGATGGGCTGCGCCCTGCTCGACCAGCAGCACCAGGCGCTGGGCGCGATCGTCATCCAGAGCTACTCGCCCGAGCACACCTTCAGCGACGAAGACCAGGCGCTGTTCGCGCTGCTGGCCAATCACGTCTCGAACGCGCTGCAATCGCTGCAAAGCATGGACCGGCTGGAGAAGGCGGTGCACGAGCGCACCGCGATGCTAGAGCAGAAGAACGTGGCGCTGCAGGAAGCGCAGTCCGAGCTGGTGCGCCAGGAGAAGCTGGCCTCGCTGGGACGGCTGGTGGCCGGCGTCGCGCACGAAATCAACACGCCGCTGGGGATCTGCGTGACCGCGACCAGCCACCTGGTGCAGGAGCTGAAGCTCACGCGCGAGGAACTCGCCGCCGGCGCGATGACGCAGGAGAGCCTGGAGTCCTTCCTCGACATCGTCGACCAGTCGCTGCGCATCATGACCACCAACACGCAGCGCGCCGCGGCGCTGGTGCGCAGCTTCAAGCAGGTGGCGGTGGACCAGTCGTCCGACGATATCCGCAACTTCAACCTCAGGACCTACCTGCACGAAGTGCTGCTGTCGCTGCAGCCGAAGCTCAAGGGCCGGCCGGTGAAGGTGGAGATCGACTGCCCGGCGGAGATCCTGATGGAGAGCTTCCCCGGCGCGGTGTCGCAGGTCGTCACCAACATGGTGATGAATTCGCTGGTGCACGGCTTCGAGGACGAACGGCCGGGGGCGATCACGATCCGCGCGGCGCTGGACGACGAGATGGTGGTGTTTGATTATGCCGACGACGGCGCCGGCATGGATGCGGACACGCTGGCCAAGCTGTTCGACCCGTTCTTCACGACGCGGCGCGGCAGCGGCGGCAGCGGGCTGGGTGCGCACATTTTGTTCAACCTGGTGACAGGGTCGCTGGGCGGGACGGTGAAGGTGGAGAGCGCGCCGGGGCAGGGGCTGGCATATCACCTGCGGTTCCCGCGCAGCCGGCGCCAGGAAAGGCGCGCGGCGTAA
- a CDS encoding HD domain-containing phosphohydrolase produces the protein MSFLSSAAPKLAPWKVLLVDDEPDIHDVTKLTLSRFRLDDRALTFLHAYSGAQAKEILARETDIALVFLDVVMEKEDSGLEVARWMRKDQDNQFTRIVLRTGQPGQAPEERVIVDYDINDYKEKTELDRTKLFTTTFAALRAYRDIMKVEEARRAQHNYREGLERVIAASAHIFQQRNLKDFASGLLQQVVALLRLEQSMLLRLSGASVITGETEYEVLAQIGNLGREVICPELIAQLDDARRNRISRLHGDTYVGFFPNASGKASLLVLKGVEEISDIDAQLLEVFCSGVAIAFDNILLNQEITDTQAELILRLGDVVESRSHEAGNHVRRMSQVCHLLAQASGMSEDETAVLMHAAPMHDIGKIATPDSVLLKPGKLDEAEWEIMKQHPNVGLSILDGSSRPILKAAAVIAHQHHEKFDGTGYPQGLKGQDIHLYARIVAVADVFDALCHKRCYKEAWPIEQVTGHLREVAGRHLDPKFVELLIANIDKAVEINRRWPD, from the coding sequence ATGTCTTTTCTGTCGTCCGCCGCGCCCAAGCTCGCCCCTTGGAAAGTCCTGCTTGTCGACGACGAGCCCGATATCCATGACGTCACCAAGCTGACGCTGTCGCGCTTCCGGCTCGACGACCGCGCCCTGACCTTCCTGCACGCCTACAGCGGCGCCCAGGCCAAGGAAATCCTCGCGCGCGAGACCGACATCGCGCTGGTGTTCCTCGACGTGGTGATGGAAAAGGAGGACAGCGGCCTCGAAGTGGCGCGCTGGATGCGCAAGGACCAGGACAACCAGTTCACCCGCATCGTGCTGCGCACCGGCCAGCCGGGCCAGGCGCCGGAAGAACGCGTGATCGTCGACTACGACATCAACGACTACAAGGAAAAGACCGAGCTCGATCGCACCAAGCTGTTTACCACCACCTTCGCCGCGCTGCGCGCCTATCGTGACATCATGAAGGTCGAGGAAGCCCGCCGCGCCCAGCACAATTATCGCGAAGGCCTCGAGCGCGTCATCGCCGCCTCCGCCCACATTTTCCAGCAGCGTAACCTGAAGGACTTCGCCAGCGGCCTGCTGCAGCAAGTCGTCGCGCTGCTGCGCCTCGAGCAAAGCATGCTGCTGCGCCTGTCCGGCGCCAGCGTCATCACCGGCGAGACCGAGTACGAAGTGCTGGCGCAGATCGGCAACCTCGGACGCGAAGTGATCTGCCCGGAACTGATCGCGCAGCTCGACGACGCGCGCCGCAACCGCATCTCGCGCCTGCATGGCGACACCTACGTCGGCTTCTTCCCCAACGCCAGCGGCAAGGCCTCGCTGCTGGTGCTCAAGGGCGTCGAGGAGATTTCGGACATCGACGCGCAGCTGCTCGAAGTGTTCTGCTCGGGCGTCGCCATCGCCTTCGACAACATCCTGCTGAACCAGGAAATCACCGATACCCAGGCCGAGCTGATCCTGCGCCTGGGCGACGTGGTCGAATCGCGTTCGCACGAAGCGGGCAACCACGTGCGCCGCATGTCGCAGGTGTGCCACCTGCTGGCGCAGGCCTCGGGCATGAGCGAGGACGAGACGGCGGTGCTGATGCACGCGGCGCCGATGCACGACATCGGCAAGATCGCCACGCCCGATTCGGTGCTGCTCAAGCCGGGCAAGCTCGATGAAGCCGAGTGGGAAATCATGAAGCAGCACCCGAACGTCGGCCTGTCGATCCTGGACGGCTCGTCGCGCCCGATCCTCAAGGCTGCCGCCGTGATCGCGCACCAGCACCACGAAAAATTCGACGGCACTGGCTATCCGCAGGGATTGAAGGGCCAGGACATCCACCTGTATGCGCGGATCGTTGCGGTCGCCGACGTATTCGACGCGCTGTGCCACAAGCGCTGCTACAAGGAGGCGTGGCCGATCGAGCAGGTCACCGGCCACCTGCGCGAAGTGGCGGGGCGCCACCTCGATCCGAAGTTCGTCGAGCTGCTGATTGCGAATATCGACAAGGCGGTGGAGATTAACCGCCGCTGGCCTGATTAA
- a CDS encoding DNA-formamidopyrimidine glycosylase family protein: MPEGPSLVILKEETARFEGQHIVSAEGNTTAVDPAGLIGQPILSLRTFGKQFIIEMPEIVLRVHFMLFGSYRIDEAKDRPPRLALGMEDGGALNFYGCSIKEVDPDLDAVYDWSADVMSDRWNPAKALKKLRAAPDTLACDALLDQNIFAGVGNIIKNEVLFRIRVHPLSPVGALPPAKLRQLVAEARNYSFDFLAWKKAFVLRQHWLAHKKTICPRCDIPFSRGHLGHTKRRSFYCERCQKRYPAVRG, translated from the coding sequence ATGCCAGAAGGACCGTCGCTTGTCATCCTGAAGGAGGAAACCGCGCGCTTCGAAGGCCAGCACATCGTCAGCGCCGAGGGCAACACCACGGCCGTCGATCCGGCCGGGCTGATCGGCCAGCCGATCCTGTCGCTGCGCACCTTCGGCAAGCAGTTCATCATCGAAATGCCCGAGATCGTGCTGCGCGTGCACTTCATGCTGTTCGGCAGCTACCGCATCGACGAGGCCAAGGACCGTCCGCCGCGCCTGGCGCTGGGCATGGAAGACGGAGGCGCGCTCAATTTCTATGGCTGCTCGATCAAGGAGGTCGATCCCGACCTGGACGCGGTGTACGACTGGAGCGCCGACGTGATGTCCGACCGGTGGAACCCGGCGAAGGCGCTCAAGAAGCTGCGCGCCGCGCCGGACACGCTGGCGTGCGACGCCCTGCTCGACCAGAACATCTTCGCCGGAGTCGGCAACATCATCAAGAACGAGGTCCTGTTCCGGATCAGGGTGCATCCCCTGTCGCCGGTCGGGGCGCTGCCCCCGGCCAAGCTGCGCCAGCTCGTTGCCGAAGCGCGCAACTACAGCTTCGACTTCCTAGCATGGAAGAAGGCCTTCGTGCTGCGGCAGCACTGGCTGGCGCACAAGAAGACCATTTGTCCACGCTGCGACATTCCGTTCAGCCGAGGCCACCTCGGCCATACCAAACGGCGCAGTTTCTACTGTGAGCGTTGTCAGAAACGCTACCCGGCGGTTCGGGGCTGA
- a CDS encoding DUF3016 domain-containing protein — translation MNTIVKSVALAGLLLLAAGGASAGVTVTFAHPENYGDMPIASWDREQVLKELSDHFAKMSKKLPPGQDLRIEVLDLDLAGRIRHNFRNGDDIRVLSGRADWPRMVIRYSLESNGQVINSGEDQLRDMMYMDHINPYFDGEPLRYEKRMIDDWFKEKFGIGRHG, via the coding sequence ATGAACACCATAGTGAAGAGCGTGGCCCTGGCGGGCCTGTTACTGCTGGCGGCGGGCGGCGCGTCGGCGGGCGTGACGGTGACGTTTGCGCATCCCGAAAATTACGGGGATATGCCGATTGCGTCTTGGGACCGGGAGCAGGTTCTGAAAGAGCTGAGCGACCACTTCGCCAAGATGAGCAAGAAGCTGCCGCCGGGCCAGGATTTGCGCATCGAGGTGCTGGACCTGGATCTGGCGGGGCGGATCCGCCACAATTTTCGCAATGGCGACGACATCCGCGTGCTGAGCGGGCGTGCCGACTGGCCGCGCATGGTGATCCGGTACAGCCTGGAGTCGAACGGCCAAGTCATCAACAGCGGCGAGGACCAGCTGCGCGACATGATGTACATGGACCACATCAATCCGTATTTCGACGGCGAGCCGCTGCGCTACGAGAAGCGCATGATCGACGACTGGTTCAAGGAAAAATTCGGCATCGGCCGGCACGGCTAG
- a CDS encoding RNA polymerase sigma factor: MTTTTAPSDTELLRQARAGAAASFEALYLRHQGPLFRYCVLRCGSADTAADIVQEVFMGLLTNTLRFDPLRGALQNFLFGVARNLAMKQDRPVAAPDDEDGEPAGDDAEPLYRMLCNEQAADVRRALAQLAPHYRDVLILFEMHDRSYLEIAAICGIDVGTVRSRLSRARAALAQRLGAHRPAINTAA; this comes from the coding sequence ATGACAACGACCACCGCCCCTTCCGACACCGAACTGCTGCGCCAGGCGCGCGCAGGCGCCGCCGCCTCCTTCGAGGCGCTGTACCTGCGCCACCAGGGCCCGCTGTTTCGCTACTGCGTGCTGCGCTGCGGCTCGGCCGACACCGCCGCCGACATCGTGCAGGAAGTGTTCATGGGCCTGCTCACCAACACCCTGCGCTTCGACCCATTGCGCGGCGCGCTGCAAAACTTTCTGTTCGGCGTCGCGCGCAACCTGGCGATGAAGCAGGACCGTCCCGTCGCCGCGCCCGACGACGAGGACGGCGAGCCCGCCGGCGACGACGCCGAGCCCCTGTATCGCATGCTGTGCAACGAGCAGGCCGCCGACGTGCGCCGGGCGCTGGCGCAACTGGCCCCACATTACCGCGACGTGCTGATCCTGTTCGAGATGCACGACCGCTCCTATTTAGAGATCGCCGCCATCTGCGGCATCGACGTCGGCACGGTGCGCTCGCGCCTGTCGCGCGCGCGCGCCGCCCTGGCCCAGCGCCTCGGCGCGCACCGCCCCGCAATCAACACCGCCGCCTGA
- a CDS encoding thioesterase family protein: protein MARLHLDFPEDQYYYSTPLTVRVTDINGANHLGNDSMISMISEARARFLFEFGVPETERDGSGIIVTDLATTYRAEAHAHDQLLFEVGVMDFNKYGGDITFRITRPRDKKLIAMAKSGFVFFNYKVGQVVAMSDEFRSKFPRVNWLD from the coding sequence ATGGCACGCTTACATCTCGACTTCCCCGAAGACCAGTACTATTACTCGACGCCGCTGACGGTCCGCGTGACCGACATCAACGGCGCCAATCATCTGGGCAACGACTCGATGATCTCCATGATCTCCGAGGCGCGCGCGCGTTTCCTGTTCGAGTTCGGCGTGCCCGAAACCGAACGTGACGGCAGCGGCATCATCGTCACCGACCTGGCCACGACCTACCGCGCCGAAGCGCATGCGCACGACCAGCTGCTGTTCGAGGTTGGCGTCATGGACTTCAACAAGTACGGGGGCGACATTACCTTCCGCATCACCCGGCCGCGCGACAAGAAACTGATCGCGATGGCCAAGTCCGGCTTCGTCTTCTTCAACTACAAGGTCGGGCAGGTGGTGGCCATGTCCGACGAATTCCGCTCCAAATTCCCCCGCGTGAACTGGCTGGATTAA
- a CDS encoding sorbosone dehydrogenase family protein, with protein sequence MLVDRARMMVLILLVSLSACGGGGGGAGVTGPDAPPLPAPTPTPLALSLSTFVSGLDNPIFMVSPPGDQRQFIVERPGRIRIRQNGAVLAVPFLDISARVAVAGEGGLLSMAFDPQFATNGRYYVYYTDAATDIVVERRNVSGNPNLSDPTSALEILRIPHPNFTNHVGGLLAFGPDGYLYLGTGDGGGSGDPPRNAQNLGSALGKLLRIDVSAATAGAPYAIPASNPFAGQAGRRGEIWAYGLRNPWRFAFDAGRLYIADVGQGLREEVDINAASLAGLNYGWNIFEGAICYNASTCNSAGLTAPAFDYGHDAGACSIIGGYVYRGKAIPELSGRYFYSDYCAGFLKSVLYSSAGVSEQTEWSVAKIGNVVSFGTDADGELYVIGANGTIYKIVRAGG encoded by the coding sequence ATGCTGGTCGATCGCGCGCGCATGATGGTGTTGATACTGCTGGTGTCGCTCTCCGCGTGTGGCGGCGGAGGGGGCGGCGCCGGCGTCACCGGTCCGGACGCGCCACCCTTGCCGGCCCCAACGCCGACTCCGCTGGCCTTGTCGCTGAGCACGTTCGTCAGCGGCCTCGACAACCCGATCTTCATGGTCTCCCCGCCGGGCGACCAGCGCCAGTTCATCGTCGAGCGGCCCGGGCGCATCCGCATCCGCCAGAACGGCGCGGTGCTGGCCGTTCCCTTCCTCGACATCAGCGCCCGCGTGGCCGTCGCCGGCGAAGGCGGCCTGCTGTCGATGGCCTTCGATCCGCAGTTCGCCACCAACGGCCGCTACTACGTCTATTACACCGACGCCGCCACCGACATCGTCGTCGAGCGGCGCAACGTCTCGGGCAACCCCAACCTGTCCGATCCGACCTCGGCGCTCGAGATCCTGCGCATCCCGCACCCGAATTTCACCAACCACGTCGGCGGCCTGTTGGCGTTCGGGCCGGATGGCTACCTGTATCTCGGCACCGGCGACGGCGGCGGCTCGGGCGATCCGCCGCGCAATGCCCAGAACCTCGGCAGCGCGCTCGGCAAGCTGCTGCGCATCGACGTCAGCGCGGCCACGGCCGGCGCGCCCTACGCGATTCCCGCGTCGAACCCGTTTGCCGGCCAGGCCGGGCGGCGCGGCGAGATCTGGGCCTACGGCCTGCGCAACCCGTGGCGCTTCGCCTTCGACGCCGGCCGGCTGTACATTGCCGATGTCGGCCAGGGCCTGCGCGAGGAAGTGGACATCAACGCGGCGTCGCTGGCGGGCCTGAACTACGGCTGGAATATCTTCGAAGGCGCGATCTGCTACAACGCCTCCACCTGCAACAGCGCCGGCCTGACCGCGCCGGCGTTCGACTACGGCCATGATGCGGGCGCCTGTTCGATCATCGGCGGCTACGTCTACCGCGGCAAGGCGATTCCCGAACTGTCCGGCCGCTATTTCTATTCCGATTACTGCGCCGGCTTCCTGAAAAGCGTACTGTATTCGAGCGCCGGCGTCTCCGAGCAAACCGAATGGTCGGTGGCGAAAATCGGCAATGTCGTCTCGTTCGGCACGGACGCCGACGGCGAGCTGTATGTCATCGGCGCCAACGGCACGATCTACAAAATCGTTCGGGCCGGCGGATGA
- a CDS encoding nuclear transport factor 2 family protein codes for MTNNASPEAVVQRQLDAYNARDIDALLATYAPNARQFGHPATLIATGHAEMRDKMAVRLAEPNLHARLRQRVVMGNVVIDHEEVTRTFPEGTGRVDMVAIYEVVDGLIQTASVQVSNKRLDPAAAD; via the coding sequence ATGACCAACAACGCCTCTCCCGAAGCCGTCGTCCAGCGCCAGCTAGACGCCTACAACGCCCGCGACATCGACGCCCTGCTCGCGACCTACGCGCCCAATGCGCGCCAGTTCGGCCACCCCGCCACCCTGATCGCCACCGGCCACGCCGAAATGCGCGACAAGATGGCCGTCCGCCTGGCCGAGCCGAACCTGCACGCGCGCCTGCGCCAGCGCGTCGTGATGGGCAACGTCGTGATCGACCACGAGGAAGTCACCCGCACCTTTCCGGAAGGCACGGGCCGAGTGGACATGGTGGCGATCTACGAAGTGGTGGACGGCCTAATCCAGACCGCCTCGGTCCAGGTCAGCAACAAGCGGCTGGATCCGGCCGCGGCAGACTAA
- a CDS encoding bifunctional diguanylate cyclase/phosphodiesterase, producing MGAHIVQFYEDDTFLIKGLVEFVGSALKAGDTAIAIATGDHLARLEKALRGRGQLDDGAAATQGQYMRLEADMALPLFMEDGHPDETRFRDTIGNVILDASESHAGKLFVFGEMVALLRTQPRCQLCPPVKHDAAVHVERYFNNLMRHFDFTLLCAYPLSAFPSAEDMATFHEVCALHTDVVPAESYDPHTERESLQRTIAGLQQQAHALSREVHDRQMVEQALREVNVDRLTGLPNRNVFQDRLDIDIKKSQRSGLPLALMFIDLDHFKEINDTRGHEAGDLLLKAVGRRLQGHVRGSDTVARLGGDEFTITLADLHDMASVTDIAQKLCEDLSRPFMVGDELAYISASIGITIFPRDADNAGDLLRNADQAMYRSKERGRNRFTYFKSSMQDAAQSRMALSNELRRAVEAGQLEVYYQPIVDMNTGKIRKAEALVRWRHPDRGEISPVEFIPIAERTGLISSIGDWVYQQALAKARDWRHREPQLTINVNVSPLQFYEGNGENCRKWLAEGHAQGSAATVPEMGLEITEGLLLSSDADVLKQLLAFQQAGIKISLDDFGTGYSSLSYLRKFALDFLKIDKSFVYNLEFDAANVALCEAIIVMAHKLGLRVIAEGVETRQQAVLLREAGCDFAQGFLFGHAVPAADFEALLPA from the coding sequence ATGGGCGCACACATCGTACAGTTCTACGAAGACGACACCTTCCTTATCAAGGGCTTGGTCGAATTCGTGGGCTCCGCACTCAAGGCCGGCGACACCGCAATCGCCATCGCCACCGGCGACCATCTGGCGCGCCTGGAAAAGGCCCTGCGCGGCCGCGGCCAGCTCGATGACGGCGCCGCCGCAACCCAGGGCCAGTACATGCGCCTGGAAGCCGACATGGCGCTGCCGCTGTTCATGGAAGACGGCCACCCCGACGAAACGCGCTTTCGCGACACCATCGGCAACGTCATCCTCGACGCCAGCGAATCGCACGCAGGCAAGCTGTTCGTGTTCGGCGAAATGGTGGCGCTGCTGCGCACCCAGCCGCGCTGCCAGCTGTGCCCGCCCGTCAAGCACGACGCGGCCGTCCACGTCGAGCGCTACTTCAACAACCTGATGCGCCATTTCGACTTCACGCTGCTGTGCGCCTATCCGCTGTCGGCCTTCCCTTCGGCCGAAGACATGGCCACCTTCCACGAAGTGTGCGCGCTGCACACCGACGTGGTGCCGGCCGAAAGCTACGATCCGCACACCGAACGCGAGTCGCTCCAGCGCACCATCGCCGGGCTGCAGCAACAGGCCCATGCACTGAGCCGCGAGGTGCACGACCGCCAGATGGTCGAGCAGGCGCTGCGCGAAGTGAACGTCGACCGGCTCACCGGCCTGCCCAACCGCAACGTGTTCCAGGACCGGCTCGACATCGACATCAAGAAGTCGCAGCGCAGCGGCCTGCCGCTCGCGCTGATGTTCATCGACCTCGACCACTTCAAGGAAATCAACGACACCCGCGGCCACGAAGCTGGCGACCTGCTGCTCAAGGCGGTTGGACGGCGCCTGCAGGGCCATGTGCGCGGCAGCGACACGGTCGCGCGGCTGGGCGGCGACGAGTTCACCATCACGCTGGCCGACCTGCACGACATGGCCTCCGTCACCGACATCGCGCAAAAGCTGTGCGAAGACCTTTCGCGGCCATTCATGGTCGGCGACGAGCTGGCCTACATTTCGGCCAGCATCGGCATTACCATCTTCCCGCGCGACGCCGACAACGCCGGCGACCTGCTGCGCAACGCCGACCAGGCCATGTACCGTTCCAAGGAGCGCGGACGCAACCGCTTCACCTACTTCAAGAGCAGCATGCAGGATGCCGCGCAAAGCCGGATGGCGCTGTCCAACGAGCTGCGCCGCGCGGTCGAGGCCGGCCAGCTCGAGGTGTACTATCAGCCGATCGTCGACATGAACACCGGCAAGATCCGCAAGGCCGAGGCGCTGGTGCGCTGGCGCCATCCGGACCGCGGCGAGATCAGCCCGGTCGAATTCATCCCGATCGCCGAGCGCACCGGCCTGATCTCGAGCATCGGCGACTGGGTGTACCAGCAGGCGCTGGCCAAGGCGCGCGACTGGCGCCACCGCGAGCCGCAGCTGACCATCAACGTCAACGTGTCGCCGCTGCAGTTCTACGAGGGCAACGGCGAAAATTGCCGCAAGTGGCTGGCCGAAGGCCACGCTCAGGGCAGCGCGGCGACCGTGCCCGAGATGGGCCTGGAAATCACCGAAGGGCTGCTGCTGTCCTCGGACGCCGACGTGCTCAAGCAGCTGCTGGCGTTTCAGCAGGCCGGCATCAAAATTTCGCTCGACGACTTCGGCACCGGCTATTCGTCGCTGTCCTACCTGCGCAAGTTCGCGCTCGACTTCCTCAAGATCGACAAGTCCTTCGTCTACAACCTCGAATTTGACGCCGCCAACGTGGCGCTGTGCGAAGCGATCATCGTGATGGCGCACAAGCTGGGCCTGCGGGTGATTGCGGAAGGCGTCGAAACGCGCCAGCAGGCCGTGCTGTTGCGCGAAGCCGGCTGCGATTTCGCCCAGGGCTTCCTGTTCGGCCACGCCGTGCCGGCCGCCGATTTCGAGGCGCTGCTGCCGGCCTAA
- a CDS encoding DUF882 domain-containing protein: protein MSMNHRRSFLKSSAMLASALTVPAIGRAADLAMPNERTLRMYNTHTGESLKSTFWAEGKFIPDAMADINKLLRDHRNNKIAEMDPKLLFLLDQVSRQVAGSHGVVHIISGYRSPESNQLLHETTNGVAKHSMHLDGKAIDVRMPGTDLAMLHKAALHAGGGGVGYYPDSQFVHMDTGRLRHW, encoded by the coding sequence ATGTCCATGAATCATCGCCGCTCATTTCTGAAAAGTTCCGCGATGCTGGCATCGGCGCTGACCGTCCCGGCCATCGGCCGCGCGGCCGATCTCGCCATGCCCAACGAGCGCACACTGCGCATGTACAACACGCACACCGGCGAATCGTTGAAAAGCACGTTCTGGGCCGAGGGCAAGTTCATCCCCGACGCCATGGCCGACATCAACAAGCTGCTGCGCGACCACCGCAACAACAAGATTGCCGAGATGGACCCGAAGCTGCTGTTCCTGCTCGACCAAGTCAGCCGCCAGGTCGCCGGCAGCCACGGCGTGGTCCACATCATCTCGGGCTACCGTTCGCCCGAATCGAACCAGTTGCTGCACGAGACCACCAACGGCGTGGCCAAGCACAGCATGCACCTCGACGGCAAGGCGATCGACGTGCGCATGCCCGGCACGGACCTGGCGATGCTGCACAAGGCTGCGCTGCACGCCGGTGGCGGCGGGGTCGGCTACTATCCCGACTCGCAATTCGTCCACATGGATACCGGCCGCCTGCGCCACTGGTAA
- a CDS encoding LLM class flavin-dependent oxidoreductase — translation MIPLSVLDLAPIAEGSDAAQSFRNSLDLAQHAERWNYQRFWLAEHHGMPGIASAATAVLIGHIAGGTKTIRVGAGGIMLPNHSPLVIAEQFGTLASLYPGRIELGLGRAPGSDQVTARALRRNLGSDADEFPQDVVELQDYFSDAPRQQVKAVPGTGLKVPLWILGSSLFGAQLAAALGLPYAFASHFAPQQMMQAIELYRATFRPSAQLDKPYVMLGFNVFAADTDDEARLLATSMQQAFVNLRTGRPGKLQPPKPGYLENLDPQAYAMLEQVLSCSAIGSPQTVRTAMEAFVQRTGADELMITSQIFDHQARLRSFEIAAQVRSAGT, via the coding sequence ATGATTCCCTTGTCCGTACTCGACCTGGCCCCCATCGCCGAAGGCAGCGACGCCGCCCAGTCCTTCCGCAATTCGCTCGACCTCGCGCAGCACGCCGAACGCTGGAATTACCAGCGCTTCTGGCTGGCCGAGCACCACGGCATGCCAGGCATCGCCAGCGCCGCGACCGCTGTGCTGATCGGCCACATCGCGGGCGGCACCAAGACCATCCGCGTCGGCGCCGGCGGCATCATGCTGCCGAACCATTCGCCGCTGGTCATCGCCGAGCAGTTCGGCACGCTGGCGTCGCTGTATCCTGGCCGCATCGAGCTGGGATTGGGCCGCGCGCCGGGCTCCGACCAGGTGACCGCGCGCGCCCTGCGCCGCAACCTGGGATCGGATGCCGACGAATTTCCGCAGGACGTGGTGGAGCTGCAGGATTATTTTTCCGACGCGCCGCGCCAGCAGGTGAAGGCGGTGCCGGGAACCGGGCTCAAGGTGCCGCTGTGGATTCTTGGATCGAGCCTGTTCGGCGCGCAACTGGCCGCGGCGCTGGGCCTGCCGTATGCGTTCGCGTCGCACTTCGCGCCGCAGCAGATGATGCAGGCGATCGAGCTGTACCGCGCGACCTTCCGGCCATCCGCGCAGTTGGACAAACCGTACGTGATGCTGGGCTTTAACGTGTTCGCCGCCGACACCGACGACGAGGCGCGGCTGCTGGCGACGTCGATGCAGCAGGCGTTCGTCAACCTGCGCACGGGACGGCCGGGCAAGCTGCAGCCGCCCAAGCCCGGCTATCTGGAGAACCTGGATCCGCAGGCGTACGCGATGCTTGAGCAGGTGCTGTCGTGCTCGGCGATCGGGTCGCCGCAGACGGTGCGCACCGCGATGGAGGCGTTCGTCCAGCGCACCGGTGCGGACGAACTGATGATCACGTCGCAAATTTTCGATCACCAGGCGAGGCTGCGTTCGTTCGAGATTGCGGCGCAGGTGCGCAGCGCCGGAACCTGA